The Sulfurimonas sp. genome includes the window TGTTTTTCTTTAAACTCATCAACTTCTAGCATCTCTTTTATAACTTTAAACTCATCGCCTCTATTTACTCCGAGATTTAAAACTCTTTTTTTATCTTTAATATTTATAAATTTTAAGGCTTCTTGATAGTGGTACAAAAAACTGAATTGTTGTGTTTTATCAATAGAGAAAAACTCACTATCTGTTCCATATTTTTCTGTACTATTTTGAATTTTGTGAAAAGAGGAATCTCTATCTAATTTGTAGAACCTTAAAATAGTTTTTTTATCTTCATAGATGGGAGAGAGCATTTTCATAAAAAAAAGTTGTGCTAAATCAACAAAAGCTTTGTAGCCAATAGACTCTATTTCTTCATTTAAAAGTTTTACTTCTAAAACCTCTTTTGCTTTTAACTTCGAGTTTTTGAATAACTCTAATAACTCTCTAGCTTTCAATTTTACCTAAAACCATAAGTTTTTTTGCATCAATTACACGCTCTCTTTTATTAGACATAAATTTATCAACTCTAAATAACCACTGACATAATGTGCAAAAAATATCATAAACTTAATATCTTCATTATCAAAACCTCCATCTTTGTTAAGCAACTCTAAAACTCCTATAATTTCTCTTTTAGAGTTAAATATAGGAGCTGTAATTATATTTGTAGTTATATATCCTGTTGCTTTATCTATTTCTGGTAAAAAATGTAAGTGAGTATATGGGTCGTTTGCGATGATTGGTTTTCTCTCTTTAATAGTAAAACCTACTAAACCTTTATCTAATGGAATCACAATCCTACTAACATCATCCGCTAAAGTTGTCCAAAGCTCTTTTTTTTCTATATCATTAATAAAAATAGAACATCTTTGTACGCCAATAACCTCTTTTGCATACTTTGAAATATGAGGTAAAGCACTAGAGTATGAAGGATTCTTTAACAACTCTCGACCAAATTTTGCTAGTTTTTTATAAGTACCTTTATATTTCAAAGTAAACCCCAATAATTTTGTTTAAAATAATTATAGTGTAAAATACACATAAAAGGAAACTATATGCATTTAGTTACAATCTGGCACAATCCAAGATGTTCAAAATCTCGAGAGGCAATGGGTATTTTAGAAGAAATAGGCTGTGAAAAAGAAGTTGTAAAATACTTAGAAATAACTCCAACTAAAGATGAAATCACGACTGCACTAAGTATGCTAGGCATGAACCCTAGAGAGCTTATGAGAACCAAAGAAGATATATACAAAGAACTGCGTCTTCAAAATGAAGATGATTATGATAAATTAGTAGATGCTATGGTTTTAAATCCAAAACTTATAGAGAGACCTGTTATATTTAAAGATAACAAAGCCATCATAGGAAGACCAACTTCCATAATAGCGGAGTTTATAAGGAATTAGTTTCATCTACTTTTGTCACAAAATGACAATCAGTTCCAGAGTAAGGGCATGATTTACTGATATTCATCTCAAACTGCTCTTCAACAACTCCACCTTTTTTTCTCTCTAAGTGACGCAAGGCTGCACGAAAAGAAGTTAAAACCATATTTGCACTATCTTGATATTGCGTTGATATATGTTCTACTTGTTCACCTTCTGGTTTACTTGTATCTACTTTTGGATCAGGTAAGTCGGCGTAAGATTTTTGAAGGTCTTGTTCTAGTTGTAGTGTAGTTTTTAAAACATTTACAATCTCATCTCCCTTAATCATCTCTGTAAAAAGTGAGCCTAAAGTGTTTGTGTCCTGACTTGCATTTGAGCCAAACTTAACATCAAGTATATGAGTATCATCTAAATTTATAAACATAATCACATACGATTGCGTTGCGTTGTCTATACCCATGCCAACACAATGGGCATCTTCTAGTTCCCCATAGTTTTCAGGTTGCATTAGATGTTTGCCTATCTCAGAGCTTAGTTCTTCTTGCGGTGTCATTTTATTTTGTTCCTCTTTTTAACTTTTCTATACTTACGCCATTGTCTTTAATGAACTTTGAAATAGTTTTGGAGTTTGTATGTTCATACTCTTTTGCATAAACTATGCGTTTAATACCACTTGCTATAACATTTTTGCTACACTCACTACAAGGCTCTAAAGTTACATAGATAGTAGCACCTTCAACGCAGATGCCTTTTCTTGCTGCCCAGATTATTGCATTCATTTCTGCATGAATCTCATAAGTTTTACTCCACTCATGATGCTCATCAGTATATTTACCACCCCAATGATCACAGCAGTTTGTAAAACCAGCAGGAGTTCCGTTGTAACCTGTACTAAGAATACGACCATCTTTGACTATAACTGCACCAACTTGCTTAGAAACACACTTTGAAGCAGTAGCTAATTCTATGGCAATATTTATAAAATTTTCATCACTTAGCATCTACACTAAACCCTTATTTAAAAAATTATCATATTATATCGCAAAACTACAAGGCATTTAAAAATTCATCTTTACTTTTGTACCATCTGAAGTATCAAACAAGATAGTTCCCCCAAGCTCATCAACAACAATTGTTTCCACAAAAGAGAGACCAAAGGAATCGTGTTGTTTTTGCTCATAATCAAATCCTTCCCCATTATCTTCTACTGTAAATATATGCTTCTTATCTTTTTTAATAAGCTTAATACTGATAACCCCTTCACCATCTTTAAAGGCATATTTGAAGGAGTTGGTTATAAGCTCATTGAGTATGATGCCACAGTGTATGGAGTTTTGGACATCCAAAGTATCCTTTACCTCTAGATAAATTTTTATCTTTGTTGTGTTAAAGCTTTTTTCTAATTCATCTATTAGATTTGTAAAGTAGCCTTGGGTATCTATATTTTCTAAATCATTTTGATTGTACAAAATCTCATGAGTTTTACTTATGGCTTGAACAGCTCCTTCACTCTCTCTTAGCTTTTGTTCTACATCTTTATTGTTTAGGCTATCAAGCTTTAGCCTATACATAAGAATAATAAATTGCATATTGTTTTTAACTCGATGATGAAGTTCTCTTGTTAGTATTTTATTTGTTTTAACTGCTTTTTGTAGTGCTTTTGTCGTGTTTAGTTTTGAAGATAGTGCAACTGAGAAAAGGATAGCTTCCATGAAAATTGTCAATGCACAAAAATGAGGAAAATAGTCTATTATATTTGGAAGTCCGTACTGCTGAAGGGATATCATCAATACACCCGAAAAATTGAAGCTCCAACCAATTAAAATATACTTTGCTTGAGGATTTTTTTTGTAAAAAGAGAAAGCAGAGATATATAGTATAAATACAAATGTAACCAAAATAATGTAAAGGGAATATTCAATCAGATAACTTCCATTTATATAAATTAGTATATGCATTATATTTAGCACAAGTATCATATTAATAATTATGTTGTGCCTCTTATACTGCTTTATATTCAAAAATACTTTTATAAAAAGAAGTGCAGCAATGTTTGCTAAAGCTAAAGAGTAAAAATCCATAAAAATATCTATCATATTAGAATTTTCTGGAAGTATATAATCTAGCATGATAGAGTAAGAGGCGTAATACAAAGTGGTAAACAATATATACAAAATATAGTATAAATAAGAAAGCTCTCGTGTAAAAAAATATATGAAAACATTATAAAGTACAAGAGCTAACATCGCTCCAAAAAACATAGATAAGATGAGTTGATAGGAGAACTCATCTTCATACAAAGTATTTATATCTTTGATATGTAGTTTGAAGTAGTGCGCGCTATCGATAGAATGAGTTTTGTAGTAAAATTCCTTCATTTCATGTGCCTTAAACTCCACTTTAAAACTTGGGTGTAATATATTATTTCTTTTGTATTGGTTTAGATGCCATAGTCCTTGTGACTCTTTTTTATACTTTTTTTGTATTTTTGTATAAAGTTCTACCGTGTCAAATGTCGGATTTGAAATACTAATGTACCTTGTCATGTCTTGCGGTGAGTCATTTTTTATACTAAATTTTGTCCATAAAGTAGCATCTATATAGCCAAGACGAACATAATCAACAAGAAAAGGTTTAAAGTCTTTTTTTTGTATATCTTTAAAATTAAGAGTTGAACTCTCATCAATATACATGTAAGAGTTTTCTAGTACGCTGATATTTATAGATTTTTCATTTACATGTATAACTGACGAATATAGTGCTGAGAGCATGAGCGAGGTCAATAATATTATTTTTATTAACATATTAACGATTATATCAAAACTTATGTCTACTTATGTTATAAATAAGTATGAATAATTTAAATGTATTGATATTAGAAGATGAACTGATTATATATGTTCATCTAAAAAAGACTCTTCAAAAACTAGGATTTAAACATGTACATATAGCAAGAGATGCACAAAAAGCTTTTGAAATAGCTAGTAAAACAAAAATAGACATACTCTTTTCTGACATAAAAATAAATGGAGATATAGACGGCATAGATGCTGCAAGAACTATGCAAAACTTATATAAGCTTCCCGTTGTCTTTATTACTGCCTATAAAGACCAAGAAATACTACTTCGTGCTAGTGAAGTTGACTTTGTCGGTTATCTGTTAAAACCATACAGAGTAGATGAGCTTGAAGCTATTATAAACTTAACCGTAGCCAAATATAAACTGACAATGAACAAAGATAATATTATCAAAATTAATGGTTATGATTTTGATAAAACAAACAACAAACTTTTTAAAGATAAGCAAGAGATAAAGCTCACAAAAAAAGAGCAACTTTTCATAGCCCTTATATTTAACTCAAAAGGAAGTGTCGTTCCATATACTGTGATTGATGAAGTTATATGGCAAGGGAAACTAGTAACTGACAATACAAGAAGAACATTTTTATATAGGATTAAACACAAGTTAGTTAATCTAGAGTTTTGTGTGCAAAAAAGTCTAGGGATATTATTGTTATAAAAATAAATTTTTATCAAATGTGATTTGAAATGTGATGTTAGCTTTGTAAGATATGAATAAGAGTATTTTACAAAGGTAAATAACATGTATAAAAATTTAATAATTTTAATGTTTAGTTTAAGTATATTAGTTGGAAGTCTTAGTTCTTCTGAAATAAATGATGATGATAATAGTGTTGCAGAGTATAACAATATAAGAGTATATGGTCTTGGATTAAAAGTTGGTACTCCTAACTCAGATGAAAATAACAAAAACTATAATGGTGCTGGTTTAGAGTTTGAAAACAACTTTTCTAAGCTTGTCTTAGAGTATGGTTCAGACTATACTCTAGGTTCGGCAGTTCTAAAAGGCGATATTACTAAAGATTTTTATATTAAAGGTGGTCTTGGGTATTTACAAAGAGGCATGTTAATAGAAGACGCAGATGCTGATGTCACTCAAACTACTGGTGGTGGTTCACTAGGTTATGGTGATGATAAAAGTTATAACATTGAAGCAGGTCACATAATAAGTCAACTTGAAAATGCTGCATCTGCAGATGGTGACTCTAAAATCTCATATCTTGAACTTATAGCAAAACACACCTTTGCTAAGTATGCTACATTTGATATAGTTGGCATCTATAAAAACTCTAATGTATTTGATAAAAACTATGCTGATTATAAAGCTGAACTTGGTTGGTTTGCAACTGATGATGTAAGAGCTTATCTAGCTCATGATAGTGTTAATCACTCTAAAAATGATTATGCAGTTCGTGCAGGAGTACAATACACCTTTGCTACAAGTAAGTTTAGTCCTTATTTAAAAGCATCTTTTAATCCAGATACAAATGTTAAAGCAGGGGTTGAATACTCTGAGGGTATTGCAAACAAATCTCTTAAGATGCGTGATCTATTTGAAAATGCTATAGGCTCTAGTAGTATAGTTGCACAAGCTGTAGCTCCTAAAGTGTTTGCTACTAAGGTTGCGAAACCTAAACCAACTCCAGTTGTAGTCCCTCCTGCTCCAGCTGTTAATCATGCTCCTACTGGGAGGAATTCTTTTACTAATTTTGTGGGGACTACTGGAACTATTGATTTGACCCCACTAATAAACGATCCTGATGGGGACAACATGACAATTAATATAGTAAGAATTCAAAATATTTCTAGGATACCGATTTACTCTTTAATTATAAGTGGTAACACAATTAGTATAGAAGTAGGTGCTTCTACTCCAAGCGAAATTAGCGTTTACTATACTGTTTCCGATGGCACAGCTACTAGTCCAGCATATTGGATTCTTTTTAGTGGTTGATTAGTGCTTTTCTCTCTCGTTGCACCTTTTCAAGGTGGAATGCATAATAATATGTATTGTATTACATATATAATTATGGTATTATAGTACTTTAAAACATTATTAAGGCTATGATATGCTAGAAGAACTTTTTATCAAAAGTAGAGATTTTATAAATATTAACAATCAAGAGTATAAAAGATATTTTGTAAAAACTAAAAAATTAGAACATAGATTATCTGTTATTATTGGTTCACGAGGTATTGGAAAAACAACAACAGTTGCTCAATACATAAATAATAATTATAAAGAAAATGAAGCCTTATATATAAATCTTGATGATATTGAGAATACTTCAAAATATACTATGACTCAAGTTGCAGAGGAGTTTGTTTTAAATGGTGGTAAGCTTCTTTGTTTTGATGAGATTCATAAGTATGAAAACTGGTCGGCTGAACTCAAAAATATCTATGATAGATTTGATAAGTTAAAGATAATAGCCACAGGAAGTTCTGCCTTACAGATAAATAAAGGGAGTCATGATTTAAGTAGGCGTGCTATAGTTTATAACATGGTAGGAATGAGTTTTAGAGAGTTTTTAGAGCTTCATCATGGATATAAATTTGATGAGATTAGTTTAGAAGATGTAGTAATAAATCATATAGAGATAGCTACAAATATTAAAAATATCATAGAAAAAAATGACCAAAAAATCATACCATTATTTAAAAACTATTTAAAGCATGGATATTATCCTTATTTTTTGTCTATGCCAAATGAAGTTTTATTTTTTCAAACATTACAACAAAATATAAATGTATCTATAGAAAGTGATCTTTTAAATATCTATCCAACGCTAAATGGTAACAGCATAAAAAAAATCAAGATGCTTTTATCTGTTATTATTAAAAGTGTGCCATTTGAACCTAAGATGAGTGAGCTTAAAAAAGCAGCAGATATTAAAGACGATAGAACATTAAAGGATTATTTATCTAAGCTTGATGATGCAGGACTTATTAAACTTTTGATGCAAAATTCATTAAGTATGAAAGCCTTTGATAAACCAGAAAAAATATTTTTGGCAAATCCAAACTTGATGTACACAAAAGAGCCAAATATAGGAAACCTAAGAGAGACATTTTTTGTAAATCAATTAGATAATTATTATAAAAACAAACAATCGCTAAATGATGAAGGAATCTTTGCGAGTAAACAAGGTGATTTTTATTGTGAAGAAAAATATACTTTTGAAGTAGGCGGAAAAAATAAAGGTTTTCATCAGATTAAAGATATACCAAACTCCTATGTTGCTAGTGATGATTTAGAAGTTGGTATTGGTAACAAAGTTGCACTTTGGTTATTTGGATTTTTGTATTGATAAGAATAAATTTCTTTAAAAATGTGATTTGAAATGTGATGTTAGCTTTGTAAGATATGAATAAGAGTATTTTACAAAGGTAAATAACATGTATAAAAATTTAATAATTTTAATGTTTAGTTTAAGTATATTAGTTGGAAGTCTTAGTTCTTCTGAAATAAATGATGATGATAATAGTGTTGCAGAGTATAACAATATAAGAGTATATGGTCTTGGATTAAAAGTTGGTACTCCTAACTCAGATGAAAATAACAAAAACTATAATGGTGCTGGTTTAGAGTTTGAAAACAACTTTTCTAAGCTTGTCTTAGAGTATGGTTCAGACTATACTCTAGGTTCGGCAGTTCTAAAAGGCGATATTACTAAAGATTTTTATATTAAAGGTGGTCTTGGGTATTTACAAAGAGGCATGTTAATAGAAGACGCAGATGCTGATGTCACTCAAACTACTGGTGGTGGTTCACTAGGTTATGGTGATGATAAAAGTTATAACATTGAAGCAGGTCACATAATAAGTCAACTTGAAAATGCTGCATCTGCAGATGGTGACTCTAAAATCTCATATCTTGAACTTATAGCAAAACACACCTTTGCTAAGTATGCTACATTTGATATAGTTGGCATCTATAAAAACTCTAATGTATTTGATAAAAACTATGCTGATTATAAAGCTGAACTTGGTTGGTTTGCAACTGATGATGTAAGAGCTTATCTAGCTCATGATAGTGTTAATCACTCTAAAAATGATTATGCAGTTCGTGCAGGAGTACAATACACCTTTGCTACAAGTAAGTTTAGTCCTTATTTAAAAGCATCTTTTAATCCAGATACAAATGTTAAAGCAGGGGTTGAATACTCTGAGGGTATTGCAAACAAATCTCTTAAGATGCGTGATCTATTTGAAAATGCTATAGGCTCTAGTAGTATAGTTGCACAAGCTGTAGCTCCTAAAGTGTTTGCTACTAAGGTTGCGAAACCTAAACCAACTCCAGTTGTAGTCCCTCCTGCTCCAGCTGTTAATCATGCTCCTACTGGTCAAAATATTTTTGTTATTGGGAACAATAGCATTGATTTGACTCCACTAATAAACGATTCTGATGGGGATAACATGACAATTACTATAGTAGAGCAGGTGGCTAGCAACTCAACTAGTTTTATTATTGTTGTGCATGGCTATATAGTTGCTCTAAGTAGTGCTGATGCTAATAATGAGACTTTTTTTGTTAAATATACTATTTCTGATGGAATTAATACTAGTCCAGAATATGTTATTACATTTGCTCCATAACACTTTTCTCAGCCATAAGTTGACATAAAACTACAAGTAAGAGTCTGATTGTTTGAGATTATATATTAAATGAAGTTATCAACAAAAAGGTTCTTGCTATTAAATATGTTTTATAGTAAAATAGAGATTATTATCCTAGATAAAGGTAGATTATGAAACCTATACTACAAAAACTTTCAAAACAATGGTTATCTAAACGAACACCAAATTTTTATAGAACTCTTTATGATGATATAGATTTTAACAGTAAAATAATTGGTATAAAAGGTAGCCGTGGTTCTGGTAAAACTACCCTACTTCATCAATATGCAAAAAATTCTAAATTAAAAGCTAGTCAAACACTATATATAAGTTGTGATAGTCCAGTAATGGCCGGAGAAAATCTATTTGATATTGCCACTGAGTTTGAGCAATATGGTGGAAAATTATTGCTTATTGATGAGATACACAAATCAGTTGATTTTAGTTCACACATTAAATCTATTTATGATTTTTTAACTATTAAAGTCATATTTACTGGTTCCTCAGCAATGATTATTAGTCATGAAACAGCTGACTTATCTCGAAGAGCTTCCATGCATTACCTTCCACCAATGTCACTACGAGAGTTTATATCTTTAAAAGAAAATATAAAACTACCATCATATTCTCTTGAAGATTTAATAGATAATCATGAAGATATAAGCTTTGAGATACTACAAGTTATCAAACCACTTGAACAATATTCAAATTATATAAAATATGGAGCTTACCCATTTTTTAATGAGTCCATCGTTGATTATCCTATGCGATTACAAGAAGTAATCAATACTACAATTGAATCAGACTTAGCAAAAATATTTAATATAGACAACGATAAACAAAGTGTATTAAAACGAGTTTTAGGAATGTTATGCTCAACTTCTCCATATGAAATAAGCAAATCTAAACTTTCTAAAGATACGCAAATATCTTGGTCAACACTTTCAAAATATTTAACATACATGAAAGAAGGTGATTTAATTCATCTCATAGATGCTCCTCAAAATCATAAACGACTAAATAAGGCACAAAAAATGTTGTTAAACAACCCAAACCTATTTCATGTTCTATGTGCAGATCCAAATATCGGATCAATTAGAGAAAGTTATTTCATATCCCAATTAAATCATATACATCAATTACACTATCATGATAAAGGTGATTTTATTGTTGATGAAAAATATATTTTTGAGATAGGTGGAGCAACAAAGGGAGATAAACAATTAGATAATGCTACAAA containing:
- a CDS encoding response regulator, which translates into the protein MNNLNVLILEDELIIYVHLKKTLQKLGFKHVHIARDAQKAFEIASKTKIDILFSDIKINGDIDGIDAARTMQNLYKLPVVFITAYKDQEILLRASEVDFVGYLLKPYRVDELEAIINLTVAKYKLTMNKDNIIKINGYDFDKTNNKLFKDKQEIKLTKKEQLFIALIFNSKGSVVPYTVIDEVIWQGKLVTDNTRRTFLYRIKHKLVNLEFCVQKSLGILLL
- the arsC gene encoding arsenate reductase (glutaredoxin) (This arsenate reductase requires both glutathione and glutaredoxin to convert arsenate to arsenite, after which the efflux transporter formed by ArsA and ArsB can extrude the arsenite from the cell, providing resistance.), giving the protein MHLVTIWHNPRCSKSREAMGILEEIGCEKEVVKYLEITPTKDEITTALSMLGMNPRELMRTKEDIYKELRLQNEDDYDKLVDAMVLNPKLIERPVIFKDNKAIIGRPTSIIAEFIRN
- a CDS encoding GAF domain-containing protein, whose protein sequence is MKYKGTYKKLAKFGRELLKNPSYSSALPHISKYAKEVIGVQRCSIFINDIEKKELWTTLADDVSRIVIPLDKGLVGFTIKERKPIIANDPYTHLHFLPEIDKATGYITTNIITAPIFNSKREIIGVLELLNKDGGFDNEDIKFMIFFAHYVSGYLELINLCLIKESV
- a CDS encoding ATP-binding protein, which codes for MLEELFIKSRDFININNQEYKRYFVKTKKLEHRLSVIIGSRGIGKTTTVAQYINNNYKENEALYINLDDIENTSKYTMTQVAEEFVLNGGKLLCFDEIHKYENWSAELKNIYDRFDKLKIIATGSSALQINKGSHDLSRRAIVYNMVGMSFREFLELHHGYKFDEISLEDVVINHIEIATNIKNIIEKNDQKIIPLFKNYLKHGYYPYFLSMPNEVLFFQTLQQNINVSIESDLLNIYPTLNGNSIKKIKMLLSVIIKSVPFEPKMSELKKAADIKDDRTLKDYLSKLDDAGLIKLLMQNSLSMKAFDKPEKIFLANPNLMYTKEPNIGNLRETFFVNQLDNYYKNKQSLNDEGIFASKQGDFYCEEKYTFEVGGKNKGFHQIKDIPNSYVASDDLEVGIGNKVALWLFGFLY
- a CDS encoding ATP-binding protein; amino-acid sequence: MKPILQKLSKQWLSKRTPNFYRTLYDDIDFNSKIIGIKGSRGSGKTTLLHQYAKNSKLKASQTLYISCDSPVMAGENLFDIATEFEQYGGKLLLIDEIHKSVDFSSHIKSIYDFLTIKVIFTGSSAMIISHETADLSRRASMHYLPPMSLREFISLKENIKLPSYSLEDLIDNHEDISFEILQVIKPLEQYSNYIKYGAYPFFNESIVDYPMRLQEVINTTIESDLAKIFNIDNDKQSVLKRVLGMLCSTSPYEISKSKLSKDTQISWSTLSKYLTYMKEGDLIHLIDAPQNHKRLNKAQKMLLNNPNLFHVLCADPNIGSIRESYFISQLNHIHQLHYHDKGDFIVDEKYIFEIGGATKGDKQLDNATNSFVVRDEIETGYSNVIPLWLFGFLY
- a CDS encoding 7TM diverse intracellular signaling domain-containing protein — encoded protein: MLIKIILLTSLMLSALYSSVIHVNEKSINISVLENSYMYIDESSTLNFKDIQKKDFKPFLVDYVRLGYIDATLWTKFSIKNDSPQDMTRYISISNPTFDTVELYTKIQKKYKKESQGLWHLNQYKRNNILHPSFKVEFKAHEMKEFYYKTHSIDSAHYFKLHIKDINTLYEDEFSYQLILSMFFGAMLALVLYNVFIYFFTRELSYLYYILYILFTTLYYASYSIMLDYILPENSNMIDIFMDFYSLALANIAALLFIKVFLNIKQYKRHNIIINMILVLNIMHILIYINGSYLIEYSLYIILVTFVFILYISAFSFYKKNPQAKYILIGWSFNFSGVLMISLQQYGLPNIIDYFPHFCALTIFMEAILFSVALSSKLNTTKALQKAVKTNKILTRELHHRVKNNMQFIILMYRLKLDSLNNKDVEQKLRESEGAVQAISKTHEILYNQNDLENIDTQGYFTNLIDELEKSFNTTKIKIYLEVKDTLDVQNSIHCGIILNELITNSFKYAFKDGEGVISIKLIKKDKKHIFTVEDNGEGFDYEQKQHDSFGLSFVETIVVDELGGTILFDTSDGTKVKMNF
- a CDS encoding iron-sulfur cluster assembly scaffold protein, with amino-acid sequence MTPQEELSSEIGKHLMQPENYGELEDAHCVGMGIDNATQSYVIMFINLDDTHILDVKFGSNASQDTNTLGSLFTEMIKGDEIVNVLKTTLQLEQDLQKSYADLPDPKVDTSKPEGEQVEHISTQYQDSANMVLTSFRAALRHLERKKGGVVEEQFEMNISKSCPYSGTDCHFVTKVDETNSL
- a CDS encoding methyltransferase domain-containing protein gives rise to the protein MKARELLELFKNSKLKAKEVLEVKLLNEEIESIGYKAFVDLAQLFFMKMLSPIYEDKKTILRFYKLDRDSSFHKIQNSTEKYGTDSEFFSIDKTQQFSFLYHYQEALKFINIKDKKRVLNLGVNRGDEFKVIKEMLEVDEFKEKQFAGIDNCASAIEYAKNDFDDKNVEFFNHDINTLDELDLGRFDLIISIGTLQSSGINFNSTFMSIYQNHLKKDGAIILGFPNCRWIDGEMIYGAKAPNYAFNEMSLVLKDIHFCKKYLQQKKHRVVITGKDYIFLTARKIT
- a CDS encoding deoxycytidylate deaminase; translation: MLSDENFINIAIELATASKCVSKQVGAVIVKDGRILSTGYNGTPAGFTNCCDHWGGKYTDEHHEWSKTYEIHAEMNAIIWAARKGICVEGATIYVTLEPCSECSKNVIASGIKRIVYAKEYEHTNSKTISKFIKDNGVSIEKLKRGTK